In Stanieria sp. NIES-3757, the DNA window TAATCAGGAATTTGATTGTCTACATCTGGAAGAGCAAGTAAATGACTAGCTACCTTGTGCCATTTATATTGGATTTTTTTCTGTACTTTATTACCGACGGTTTCGCGAAACAGCCTTACTTGATTATTTTTAATAAAATTATTTAAATTAAAAGGACGTACAAAAACTACGTCTGAGTCTACGAATATAGAGATTTCTTCTGGAATTTGTTGCGCTACAGCTATTTTAATTATTTGTTGAATCAACCAGCCCCTAATTGGAAGAGTTTTGAAGCTGAACCATAAGTTTTTGTGAGTGGGTAATCGTTTAATCCACCATGGTAAAATTGATTCTTTAGTAATTATTTGTCGATTTGCTCTTTCTAATTGGCGGAATAATAATAAATCCTTTTGATCGACAATAATATAATGATTGACGCTAGGGCTGAGGAATTTATCAATACTGTGACACAAGAGTTGGCATCTTTGAAAATCAGGAGCATAACTAGGCGTTATGATACCAAAATTATTTATCTTTAATTTTGATGTAGTCAAAATTGTTTCTTGAATATAGTTCAAAGTTAACCTCTTTACTTCTCTAATATATAATTAGCGATGTTCCTCTAACTAAAAATACTTAGAAATAAGTTTGTTTGAAAGCTGATTATCTTTGGTATAGGATAAATTCAGCCCTCGCTGCATTGCCCAATGTAAAAGAAGTTTGAAGCAAGCAATTTTTTCCGAAAGTGGTAAAGGCAATTGCACAATTGAATTGAAATATTTTTGAAATTTGATATAAACAGTCAAAAAGTCTGGAGTTTGTGCTTCTGGATCGAACCATTTTAGCCGAGAAGCATCATCCAATAATTTAGTAGTAAAAGCTTCAGGGTGATGACGGCGTAAAAATAGGTATTCCTCAACATAACCAACATCTCCTTGAAGGATCATTTCTGCGGTAAAGTTGCGATCAGCACCAACATAACCACCATATAAATTGGTATTTTTAATTAGTTGAGTACGCATTACCCCAAAAACTTCATTGAAGTAGTTTGTCCAGAGTATATTCCAAAATCTTGTTCGGGGAAAAACACCATTAAGACGTGGTTCACAGTCATAGGTTTTTAGTTGCGTGCCATTTTGGTCTATTTCAATGGATAAACTATGAGCGATCGCAAGGTCAGGATTTTGATCTAGTAATGCAATACACTTTTCTAAATAGTCTGGTTTGAGAACATCATCATGGGCAGCCCATTTAAAATATGGTGCATCTCCTGGCTGAAATAAGAAATTGTGATTAGAAGAAGCACCAATATTTTTAGGATGTCTGTAATAAGTAATACGACGGTCTTGTTGAGCGTATTTTTGACAAATTACTGGAGTGGTATCAGTTGAAGCATTATCACCAATTAATAGTTTAAAATCAGTGAAAGTTTGACTCAAAATAGATTCAATTGCTTGGCTAAGATATTTTTCACCGTTATAAACGGCTAAAGCAATAACTAAACGAGGATTAGACATAGTTCAAGTAAGGTTAAAACATAAGTTAGATAATTGAAATTAATGAAATAATCTGAAGCAAGACAATAAAGTTTTAAGCTTCCACTCACTTACAGCACAAAATTTTTAGAGTTTTTGCTGCCCTAGTTCTTTTTAATTAGGATTAAGTATAATCACTAAGTTAAAATTTTAAAGAAAAATAAGAAAAAAATTAGATAAAAGTTTAATACCATCTTTTTAAGCGGTTAATCTCGAACACAAAGGTAAATTCTATTTAATTTACCTTATTATCGAGTAATAGGCTTATCCTGTATATAAAGTTATGAATAAAATTTTGGTTCAATTTTAAAAAAACTATAAAGCCTTGTCTTTGACGATTATTTATTCCTAATTCAAAAACAGACAAGATTAAGTAAATTTGACTAACTCTGTTTTTTTGAGAGCAAAACTTACTGCGCTTTTCAATTGGTAAAAACACGAATTAGAAAGCTAAAAGCTAATTTCAATTCTTATGAATTAAATAAGAAATTTAGTAAAGTTATTATTTTGACATTTAAGTTTTGCTGATCATTGTGCTAATTTAACTAAATTACCTGAACTGTTAGTACGGTATATCCATTGTTGTTCCCCATCAGTAACAACTACTTGCCATCCAGGTGTAAGAACTTGAGTACAAAACTGGTCTGGTTCAGACAAACCTAAACAACCATCTGACCAAGTACGTTTCTCAGCTTCAGCGATCCTAAAACTAGTTCCATCTTTACCAGTTCGTTTACTAAGATCTTCAAAGACAGCATTTTGAATTTCAGGCGGTAAAGTAGTTTGCTTGGAAATGGTTTCTTGAATGGGCTGTTGTTTCTGTAAACTAGGTGCAGGAACTAAACTAGTGAAAGGATTAGCTTCGGCAACTATCCAATTATGATTAGAAATACTATTCCTTTGAGGAGAGGTGATTATGATTAGGATGGATAAGATTTTGGCTAAGAACAAAAATTTACTCATGATTAATTAAACTAAGGTAGATTTTTTTGACAAGAATTATCTCCTTTGAGATCGTTTAAACAGCCACCATCTTGATTGAGAAGTATGATTTGATTTATTGTAGGAAATTGGCTGAGAGTTTTTTGAATTGAAGTTGTCAAGCGCGCATCATCTCCGACTCCTCCTGTTAGTACAGTCTGACAAAACTGCAATATTGCTACACCTTGAGTGAGAGAAAGTTTAAAATTCTCGCCACAATTAGATTGTCCGATTAACTTAATTGGAGCGATTAAACCAACTTGTTTTTCCAATTTGGTTGGACCTTTAATTAACTGTTCAATAGCAAAACGAGCTACACCTAAACTATTTGTTATTCTTAAAACTGCTTGGGTATCAGTAAAACTCTGACTAAGCTTAGGTGCAATCGGAAAAAATATTTTAACCTGATGCTGTTTTTGGTCTTGATTGATGCTTGTGGAAATAATTGGTTTAGCAATAAAGTTCCGATTATTCAAGCTCGCAGTAGTTAATCCAAGTAGCCAATAAATAGCCAATAAATAATTCATTGCTTCAAAAGAGCGGTCAACTTCACTGGCGCGTGCGCCAAAACCATACCTTAATTTGATTAAACTCAACTCTTCACAAAAGATTGACTATACTGCTATGGTAGTTCCATTCGAGTTACTTACCTCTAGCATTGGTAAAAACTTACGAATTAGTCCAATAGTGACCGCGGGAAGTTCTAGTTGAGGAGTTAAACCAACATCATCCAACTGATAAAATACCCGAATTGCTTGAGGATTCATCTCAGCTAAACGACGACCGACTTCTGGCCCTGTAAATTCAGATTTTTGTCCCCAGATTAAAGCAGTTGGAATAGTGAGTTGAGTAATATATTTACTTAAATCGAAACAAAGATCGCCACGAACAAAGGAAAGGGCTGCATATTCTCCATTTTGTTGTTGGGCAGATTGTAAATAGGCTTCTACTATTTCAGGATAAATTCGTTCTGGACGGGCAAACTGACGTTGTTCTAAAAAGCTGCGAATGCCAAAACTGTTAGATACTCCAGTACTATACAGGAATCTATCGATTAAAGGTGTAGCAGCAAGCTTAGTAAAAAAGTTGTTCTGATAATCTTTCCCAAATTCTGATAATCCTGCTGCGGTAGTCAGAATGAAGGATTTAAATAATTCGGGACGAGCGATCGCAGCACGAATAGTAAAGGCAGCAGTCAAAGAGGACGCAATTACTGTGGTTGGTTCATCACAAGTCTTTTCCATAAACTCGATAATAGTTTTAACATAATCATCAACCCGATAATTACGTTCTGGATGTTCGGATCTACCCCAACCAATCATGTCTGGTGCCAGGATACGATAATCAGCAGCAAAAGCTGGATATACTTTTGACCATTCATAAGCAGAAGAACCGCCACCGAAACCGTGTAAAAACACTAAAGTTTTTTGCTGAAAATTTTTTGTCTCATGCCAGGGATTACTGTCATTGCTATAGTAAATCATCATCCCGAGGCTGGTTGAGATTGAGTTTTGATTAAAGCCAACTGGTATAAACATTACTGTTTTTCCTATATTATTTTGGTGTTTGCGGATGCTAATTGCCTATACTAAATAAGAATTTTTTGATGAGAGTAGAAAGTTCAATTAGCAATTGCTTACTTATGATCTAAACTAAGTTGCAATAAGCAAACATCCTACTAATAGCGGAGAAAACATATCGTTGAATTTTTCAGTTGATCAATATATGTGATATGAGTCCGATTCCTCCTCCTGCTATAACTAACCAGGCTGAATTGATAGTGAAACGAATAAGCGCGATCGCACTTATGATTGACAAAATAATTGTTAACCAATCTACCAATGCCGTTTGTCCCAGTGTGTAGGCGACTCCTACCATTAATCCTAAAGAAGCTGCATTCACACCATCTAGAAATCCACTTACCCAAGCAGATTGACGTAATTTAGCAACCCAGGGGTTAACTACCCAAACTAGCACAAAAGCAGGCAAGAAAATGCCAATCGTACCAGCGATCGCTCCTGCATTTCCTGCTAACAAATAGCCAATAAATGTTGCGGTGGTAAAAACAGGGCCAGGTGTAAATTGTCCAATCGCGACAGCATCTAAAAGCTGCTGTGATGTAAGCCACTGGTTACGCTCGACCAAATCTCGTTGCAGAAATGCCAACAATACATAACCACTACCGTAGAGAATAGAGCCAATTTTGAGAAAGAATAGAAATATATTTACCCCATTAAGTGAAGCAACAGTTGTCACTCCTCCTACCTGTGCCAAGATGTTTGAAAATGGAAGCAAAAATGCTCCGTTGTGGATTCCTTGGTTATGCACATTTTTCACTAACATGACAACAAGTCCCAGCAACAACAGTAGTAAAACTTCGTTCAATTGAGCAAAGTAAGCTGCGATCGCAATAATTACAGCGATTGTGGTGGGAAGATCTTTGGCTGCTTTTTTGCCTAATTTCCAAAGTGCCTGAAGTACT includes these proteins:
- a CDS encoding chromate transport protein, with the protein product MSQEAEDIQKEQQKVSYYALTGKQQKHRLKELAIVFFRLGATAFGGPAAHIAMMDDEIIQRRQWMSREKLLDLIGVTNLLPGPNSTELAIHIGYERGGWRGLLIAGSCFILPAMLIVWILAVLYDRYQTVPQLQWLLYGIKPIIIAVVLQALWKLGKKAAKDLPTTIAVIIAIAAYFAQLNEVLLLLLLGLVVMLVKNVHNQGIHNGAFLLPFSNILAQVGGVTTVASLNGVNIFLFFLKIGSILYGSGYVLLAFLQRDLVERNQWLTSQQLLDAVAIGQFTPGPVFTTATFIGYLLAGNAGAIAGTIGIFLPAFVLVWVVNPWVAKLRQSAWVSGFLDGVNAASLGLMVGVAYTLGQTALVDWLTIILSIISAIALIRFTINSAWLVIAGGGIGLISHILIN
- a CDS encoding alpha/beta hydrolase fold protein, producing the protein MFIPVGFNQNSISTSLGMMIYYSNDSNPWHETKNFQQKTLVFLHGFGGGSSAYEWSKVYPAFAADYRILAPDMIGWGRSEHPERNYRVDDYVKTIIEFMEKTCDEPTTVIASSLTAAFTIRAAIARPELFKSFILTTAAGLSEFGKDYQNNFFTKLAATPLIDRFLYSTGVSNSFGIRSFLEQRQFARPERIYPEIVEAYLQSAQQQNGEYAALSFVRGDLCFDLSKYITQLTIPTALIWGQKSEFTGPEVGRRLAEMNPQAIRVFYQLDDVGLTPQLELPAVTIGLIRKFLPMLEVSNSNGTTIAV
- a CDS encoding putative glycosyl transferase, whose translation is MSNPRLVIALAVYNGEKYLSQAIESILSQTFTDFKLLIGDNASTDTTPVICQKYAQQDRRITYYRHPKNIGASSNHNFLFQPGDAPYFKWAAHDDVLKPDYLEKCIALLDQNPDLAIAHSLSIEIDQNGTQLKTYDCEPRLNGVFPRTRFWNILWTNYFNEVFGVMRTQLIKNTNLYGGYVGADRNFTAEMILQGDVGYVEEYLFLRRHHPEAFTTKLLDDASRLKWFDPEAQTPDFLTVYIKFQKYFNSIVQLPLPLSEKIACFKLLLHWAMQRGLNLSYTKDNQLSNKLISKYF